Proteins from a single region of Artemia franciscana chromosome 20, ASM3288406v1, whole genome shotgun sequence:
- the LOC136040045 gene encoding 52 kDa repressor of the inhibitor of the protein kinase-like: MAELELWRAKWLKVVPSLFPKTAVQSLAECERGIFPNVHKLLSIFCVIPTSTACIERSFSSMKRIITYLHRWMSEDRQNGLVLLNVYRDVLVSVDEILEKFAISSARRLRFKVKKKLICIFRYTCFLHLFSY; this comes from the coding sequence ATGGCTGAGCTTGAACTATGGCGAGCTAAGTGGCTGAAAGTAGTACCCAGTCTTTTCCCGAAGACAGCAGTGCAGAGCTTGGCTGAGTGCGAACGTGGAATATTTCCAAATGTTCACAAGCTACTGAGCATCTTTTGTGTCATTCCCACGTCTACAGCATGTATTGAGAGGTCATTTTCTTCGATGAAAAGGATTATAACGTATCTTCACAGGTGGATGAGTGAAGACCGACAGAATGGATTGGTACTCTTGAATGTATACAGAGATGTTCTCGTATCAGTCGATGAAATTTTGGAGAAATTTGCTATTAGCTCTGCTCGAAGGTTACGATTTAAAGTAAAGAagaagttaatctgtattttccgatatacgtgctttttgcacttatttagttactaa